In one window of Ruminococcus hominis DNA:
- a CDS encoding sugar O-acetyltransferase — translation MREEEKINAGILFCPGDPELVAIKRKTHNLNVDYNNTYEDEIEKRASILSEIIGEFGEGSRIQGPIFFHYGTHTKIGKHFFGNFNLTIQDDAEVTIGDNCNFGPNVTIVTPIHPMLANERRELLTATGEKKLLCYAKPVHIGNDCWFGASVTVCPGITIGDNCVIGAGSVVTHDIPANSFAAGVPCKVIRKLTEADSMKNKPEILADNVVIEP, via the coding sequence ATGAGAGAAGAAGAAAAAATCAATGCAGGCATTTTATTCTGCCCTGGCGATCCAGAATTAGTAGCTATAAAAAGAAAAACTCACAATCTCAATGTAGATTACAATAATACATATGAAGATGAAATAGAAAAAAGAGCTTCTATTCTTTCCGAGATTATCGGCGAATTTGGTGAAGGAAGCCGAATCCAGGGACCAATTTTCTTTCACTATGGAACACACACGAAAATCGGAAAACATTTTTTTGGAAACTTCAACCTGACAATTCAGGATGATGCAGAAGTGACCATCGGAGATAACTGTAACTTTGGACCGAATGTAACGATCGTCACTCCGATTCATCCGATGCTCGCCAACGAACGAAGAGAATTGTTAACCGCTACTGGCGAAAAGAAGCTTTTATGTTATGCCAAACCGGTTCATATCGGAAACGATTGTTGGTTCGGTGCCTCCGTCACAGTATGCCCAGGCATTACGATCGGAGATAATTGCGTCATCGGCGCCGGAAGCGTTGTAACCCATGACATTCCTGCAAATAGCTTTGCCGCCGGAGTTCCATGCAAAGTAATCCGTAAGCTTACCGAAGCCGACAGCATGAAAAATAAGCCGGAGATACTTGCGGATAATGTAGTAATTGAGCCGTAG